GCCCCACGGGGCAGACGAGACCGGGTGCCGTCCCCCGGACCTGCGGGATCACGGAGGCGCCCTCGGGCACCTCGGCCTGGCGCAGGTTGCTCGCCGGCATCTCCCGCCCCCTCGCCCCGAACATGGCTCCGATCCGCTCGACGATCGCCTCGTCGCGCACCAGGCGCACGTTCATGACCTCGGCGATGGCGTTCCTGGTGATGTCGTCCTGGGTGGGCCCGAGGCCACCGCAGACGATGACCGCGTCACTGCGAGCCAGCGCGGTGCGCAGGGCCAGCACGATCCGGACCTGGTTGTCCCCGACCTTGGTCTGGAAGAAGGAGTCGATGCCGGCCAGCGCCAGCCGTTCCCCCAACCAGGCCGAGTTGGTGTCGACGA
This genomic window from Acidimicrobiales bacterium contains:
- a CDS encoding competence/damage-inducible protein A encodes the protein MRAEVVAVGTELLLGQIVDTNSAWLGERLALAGIDSFFQTKVGDNQVRIVLALRTALARSDAVIVCGGLGPTQDDITRNAIAEVMNVRLVRDEAIVERIGAMFGARGREMPASNLRQAEVPEGASVIPQVRGTAPGLVCPVG